A part of Larkinella insperata genomic DNA contains:
- a CDS encoding AI-2E family transporter, translated as MIKRASIYRADAVLLFGILLVVALYFGQPFFVPLFFAIILSMLLLPVSQKLESWGLGRISATLLSMLLLLLFMAGFCGVIYVQAARLAQDWPQIQPRLLKLLNTVQEWVQQQVGVSPQQQIQAIKTQLEKQPSSSGQLLNTVLGGLGGLLTSVVLVLLYVFFLMWKWEKYPAFILKLFAVEHHQTVRAALSKMANVSAQYLMGRLISMVFLAVFYMIGLSIIGLKNALLMSWIAVIPTLIPYVGAFVGATFPLAMALVSGSSDLVLPTAAILVVAQVIDNNIIEPLVMGAELNLSPLFTIIAIILGELLWGLPGMILFEPLFAMIKIVCDHVPALKPYGFLLENEVKEPQWIRKVRQTFGRNGH; from the coding sequence ATGATAAAACGCGCTTCGATCTACCGCGCCGATGCGGTATTGCTTTTTGGAATCTTGTTGGTGGTGGCCCTGTATTTTGGGCAACCGTTTTTTGTCCCGCTGTTTTTCGCCATCATTCTCTCGATGCTGTTGCTGCCGGTGAGCCAAAAACTGGAAAGCTGGGGGCTGGGCCGAATCAGTGCAACGCTGCTTTCAATGCTGTTGCTGCTGCTGTTCATGGCGGGTTTCTGCGGGGTGATTTACGTCCAGGCCGCCCGGCTGGCGCAGGACTGGCCCCAGATTCAGCCCCGGCTGCTGAAGCTACTGAATACCGTTCAGGAGTGGGTGCAGCAGCAGGTTGGCGTTTCTCCCCAGCAGCAGATACAGGCCATCAAAACGCAACTCGAAAAACAGCCTTCCTCCTCCGGACAACTTCTGAATACGGTATTGGGTGGCCTTGGCGGTTTGCTGACTTCTGTGGTACTGGTGCTGCTGTACGTTTTTTTTCTGATGTGGAAGTGGGAGAAGTACCCGGCGTTTATTCTGAAGCTATTTGCCGTTGAACACCACCAGACGGTCCGGGCGGCCCTGTCCAAAATGGCAAACGTGTCGGCCCAGTACCTCATGGGACGGTTGATCTCGATGGTTTTTCTGGCGGTTTTCTACATGATTGGTCTTTCCATCATCGGCCTGAAAAACGCCCTTCTGATGAGTTGGATCGCGGTCATTCCTACGCTCATTCCCTACGTAGGGGCGTTTGTCGGGGCCACTTTCCCGTTGGCGATGGCACTGGTCAGCGGTTCTTCCGACCTAGTGCTACCCACGGCGGCCATTCTGGTGGTGGCCCAGGTGATTGACAACAACATCATCGAACCGTTGGTAATGGGTGCGGAATTAAACCTGAGTCCGTTGTTCACCATCATTGCCATTATCCTCGGCGAATTACTCTGGGGGCTACCGGGCATGATTCTGTTTGAGCCGTTGTTTGCAATGATCAAGATTGTCTGCGACCACGTTCCGGCCCTGAAACCGTACGGCTTTCTGCTGGAAAACGAAGTGAAAGAACCGCAGTGGATCCGGAAAGTACGACAGACTTTCGGCCGAAACGGGCATTAG
- a CDS encoding HAD-IA family hydrolase, producing MSYKLVIFDFDGTLADSFPYFLKTLNVLADTYHFKKVHPDQVDELRAMNVRQMMKLAGMPAWKIPIVANAFINMMSRDIDQISLFDGMAEVLQQLSANGVQLAIVSSNSEGNIRRVLGTDHAGLINYYSCGTSIFGKQSKFRKVMKKSGLRPHEILCIGDEIRDIEAAQAEAMPFGAVTWGYTRPDALTAHPGIAVFHTVTDILHAVVPESRPDRA from the coding sequence ATGAGCTATAAACTGGTGATTTTCGATTTTGACGGGACGCTGGCCGACTCGTTTCCTTATTTTCTGAAAACGCTGAATGTGCTGGCGGATACGTATCATTTTAAGAAAGTCCATCCCGATCAGGTCGACGAACTGCGGGCGATGAATGTGCGCCAGATGATGAAACTGGCCGGAATGCCCGCCTGGAAAATACCGATTGTCGCCAATGCCTTTATCAATATGATGAGCCGGGACATCGACCAGATCAGCCTGTTCGACGGGATGGCGGAGGTCCTCCAGCAGTTGTCGGCAAACGGGGTGCAACTGGCCATTGTCAGTTCCAATTCGGAAGGTAACATCCGGCGGGTGCTGGGAACCGACCATGCGGGCCTGATTAACTACTACAGCTGCGGCACCTCCATCTTTGGCAAGCAGTCGAAATTCCGGAAAGTGATGAAAAAAAGCGGTCTGCGGCCCCACGAAATCCTCTGCATCGGCGACGAAATCCGGGACATCGAAGCCGCCCAGGCCGAAGCCATGCCGTTCGGGGCTGTCACCTGGGGCTACACCCGGCCCGATGCCCTGACGGCCCATCCGGGCATTGCGGTATTCCATACCGTGACCGATATTCTCCACGCGGTTGTTCCCGAAAGCCGGCCAGATCGGGCGTGA
- the ligA gene encoding NAD-dependent DNA ligase LigA, producing MNPQERIAELTDRLNYYNYQYYQNSISEVDDFTFDKLLEELAALEKQYPEFSRPDSPTHRVGGTISKEFATVYHRFPMMSLGNTYSEAELTEFDNRVRRGLHDAPYEYVCELKFDGVALSMTYENGVLVQGATRGDGVRGDDITFNVRTIRTLPLKVTDPGVPALFEVRGEGFLPLAEFERINKEREDIGEPLLANPRNAASGTFKQQDSAAVAKRRLDCYLYSFLSEPEVFQTHEESLIAMKNWGFNVSPTWRKCATMQEVFAFINEWETRRYELPLATDGIVIKINRYDQQRELGYTAKSPRWAIAFKYKALAASTTLNSVSYQVGRTGAVTPVANLKPVLLAGTVVKRASLHNANEIQRLGVMLHDTVFIEKGGEIIPKITGVDLTQRTDAVEPIVYPTVCPACQTPLIRKEGEAHFYCPNEKGCPPQQQARFEHFIQRRAMNIESLGEGKIELLIDRGLVRSPADLYDLKAEQLLGLEKAYNDRNGGPSETGKTRVVSLRQKSVDNILTAIERSKAQPFANVLFALGIRYVGNTTAEKLADYFGNMDALRTASYEALLGVPEVGDRIAQSLVAWFADPENQVFIERLRLAGLQMETDRVAVEKKGESLVGKTFLYTGTFANFSREELESEIEAHGGKLLSGVSKKLNYLIVGENAGPSKVEKAQKMGVTLIGEDEFLAMVNV from the coding sequence ATGAATCCACAGGAAAGAATTGCCGAGCTGACGGATCGGCTGAACTATTATAACTACCAATACTACCAAAACAGTATTTCGGAGGTGGATGATTTTACCTTCGACAAACTGCTGGAAGAACTTGCGGCTCTGGAAAAGCAATACCCGGAATTCAGCCGGCCCGATTCGCCCACGCACCGCGTTGGGGGCACGATCAGTAAGGAATTTGCAACGGTTTACCACCGGTTTCCGATGATGTCGCTGGGCAACACCTACTCGGAAGCGGAACTGACGGAGTTCGACAACCGGGTGCGCCGGGGCCTTCACGATGCGCCTTACGAATACGTCTGTGAGCTAAAGTTCGACGGGGTGGCCCTTAGCATGACCTACGAAAACGGGGTGCTGGTGCAGGGAGCAACCCGGGGCGATGGCGTCCGGGGTGACGATATTACGTTCAACGTGCGAACCATCCGGACGCTGCCGCTGAAAGTGACCGATCCGGGCGTGCCGGCCTTGTTTGAGGTGCGCGGGGAGGGTTTTCTGCCGCTGGCCGAATTTGAACGGATTAACAAAGAGCGCGAAGACATTGGCGAACCGCTGCTGGCCAATCCGCGCAACGCGGCTTCCGGCACGTTCAAACAGCAGGATTCGGCCGCGGTGGCCAAACGACGGCTGGATTGTTATCTCTACTCGTTTCTGTCGGAACCGGAAGTGTTTCAGACGCACGAAGAAAGCCTGATCGCCATGAAAAACTGGGGCTTTAACGTGTCACCAACCTGGCGGAAATGCGCCACCATGCAGGAAGTGTTTGCCTTCATCAACGAGTGGGAAACCCGGCGGTATGAATTGCCGCTGGCGACCGACGGTATTGTGATCAAAATCAACCGCTACGACCAGCAGCGCGAACTGGGCTACACGGCCAAAAGTCCGCGCTGGGCGATTGCCTTCAAATACAAGGCTTTAGCGGCCAGTACAACGCTCAACAGCGTTTCCTACCAGGTGGGGCGCACCGGCGCCGTAACGCCCGTAGCCAACCTCAAGCCCGTGTTGCTGGCGGGAACGGTGGTGAAGCGGGCATCGCTGCACAATGCCAACGAAATTCAGCGGCTGGGGGTGATGTTGCACGATACGGTTTTCATTGAAAAAGGGGGGGAAATCATTCCGAAGATTACCGGCGTTGATCTGACCCAGCGTACCGATGCCGTCGAACCCATTGTTTACCCCACGGTTTGCCCGGCCTGCCAGACGCCCTTGATCCGCAAAGAAGGGGAAGCGCATTTTTACTGCCCCAACGAAAAAGGCTGTCCACCGCAGCAACAGGCCCGGTTTGAGCATTTCATCCAGCGCCGGGCGATGAACATTGAGAGCCTGGGCGAAGGCAAAATTGAGTTGCTGATTGATCGGGGGCTGGTGCGTAGTCCGGCGGATTTATACGACCTGAAGGCCGAGCAACTCCTGGGGCTGGAAAAAGCCTACAATGACCGCAACGGCGGACCGTCTGAAACCGGAAAAACGCGGGTGGTCAGCCTGCGGCAGAAATCGGTCGACAACATCCTGACGGCCATTGAGCGGTCCAAGGCGCAACCGTTTGCCAATGTGCTGTTTGCGCTCGGCATCCGGTACGTGGGCAACACCACGGCGGAAAAGCTGGCCGATTATTTTGGCAACATGGACGCCTTGCGGACGGCATCGTACGAAGCGCTGCTGGGGGTGCCCGAAGTGGGCGACCGCATTGCGCAGAGTCTGGTGGCCTGGTTTGCCGATCCCGAAAATCAGGTGTTTATTGAACGGCTCCGGCTGGCGGGTTTGCAGATGGAAACCGACCGGGTGGCCGTCGAGAAGAAAGGCGAGTCGCTGGTGGGGAAGACGTTTCTGTACACGGGTACGTTTGCCAACTTTTCGCGCGAAGAACTCGAAAGTGAAATCGAAGCGCACGGCGGCAAACTACTGAGCGGGGTTTCCAAAAAGCTCAACTACCTGATCGTGGGTGAAAACGCCGGTCCGTCGAAAGTCGAAAAAGCGCAGAAGATGGGCGTCACCCTGATCGGGGAGGATGAGTTTCTGGCGATGGTAAATGTTTAG
- a CDS encoding alpha-amylase family glycosyl hydrolase, producing the protein MQTKIVYSLLAGTLLFFSVLSCKQTPTNGNEPTQTNDSTVATHRLPSPEWTRNATIYEVNVRQFSEEGTFKAVEQQLTRLREMGVDILWLMPIHPISKENLQGTAGNPYAVEDYKAVNPEYGTMADFKAFVKQAHDLGMHVILDWVPNHTGRSHSWVKQHPDWYTKINGKLSAPIDDQGRVTNRPDVVDLNYQNPELRAAMIDAMQFWIRECDVDGYRCEVAGFVPDDFWAELRPKLDRIKPVFMLAEWEDKPEHFKECFNMNYGWSAFQLMQQIAKGKRPATALDSLLAHNKQRFPPWYYQMHFTQNHDENAWTGTGSELFGNGIDAFTVLAFTFDGMPLVYNGMESNLSKRLKFYEKDPIYWGNYAKAEFYKTLLTLKHRNRALWNGQAGGELMKIPTEKDDKVYAFYRKQDNDQIVVIVNLSPTPQTIRLNGDGFEGVFTEVFSREPAELRNSLTFALKPWEYKVYTN; encoded by the coding sequence ATGCAAACGAAAATAGTTTACAGTTTACTGGCAGGAACGCTGCTGTTTTTTTCCGTTCTCTCCTGCAAACAAACCCCCACCAACGGGAATGAACCGACCCAAACCAACGATTCCACGGTAGCTACCCACCGCCTTCCGAGTCCCGAATGGACCCGCAACGCAACCATTTACGAAGTCAACGTGCGGCAGTTTTCCGAAGAAGGAACCTTCAAAGCCGTTGAACAGCAACTGACCCGTTTACGGGAAATGGGCGTCGATATTCTCTGGCTCATGCCCATTCACCCCATCAGCAAAGAAAACTTGCAGGGGACCGCTGGCAATCCCTATGCGGTGGAAGATTACAAAGCCGTCAATCCGGAGTACGGCACGATGGCCGATTTTAAAGCGTTTGTCAAACAGGCTCACGACCTTGGTATGCACGTTATTCTCGACTGGGTGCCCAACCATACCGGCCGCAGCCATTCCTGGGTAAAACAGCACCCCGACTGGTATACCAAAATCAACGGAAAACTGAGCGCCCCCATCGACGACCAGGGCCGGGTGACCAACCGCCCCGATGTGGTGGACCTGAACTACCAGAACCCCGAACTGCGGGCCGCCATGATCGACGCCATGCAATTCTGGATTCGCGAATGCGACGTTGACGGCTACCGGTGCGAGGTAGCCGGTTTTGTGCCCGATGACTTCTGGGCTGAACTGCGGCCGAAGCTGGACCGCATCAAACCCGTTTTTATGCTGGCCGAGTGGGAAGATAAGCCCGAGCACTTTAAAGAGTGTTTCAATATGAACTACGGCTGGAGCGCCTTCCAGCTCATGCAGCAAATTGCCAAAGGCAAGCGTCCGGCTACCGCCCTCGATTCGCTGCTGGCCCACAACAAGCAACGCTTTCCGCCCTGGTATTACCAGATGCATTTTACGCAGAACCACGATGAGAATGCCTGGACCGGTACCGGGTCGGAACTATTCGGCAACGGAATTGATGCCTTTACGGTGCTGGCCTTTACCTTCGACGGGATGCCGCTGGTTTACAACGGGATGGAGTCTAACCTGAGCAAACGGCTGAAATTCTACGAAAAAGACCCGATCTACTGGGGCAACTACGCCAAGGCGGAGTTTTACAAAACCCTGCTGACGCTCAAACACCGCAACCGGGCGCTCTGGAATGGTCAGGCCGGGGGGGAACTCATGAAAATTCCAACCGAAAAGGACGACAAAGTGTATGCGTTTTACCGCAAACAGGATAACGACCAGATCGTGGTGATTGTCAACTTAAGCCCGACTCCTCAGACCATCCGGCTCAACGGCGACGGCTTTGAAGGCGTTTTTACCGAAGTTTTCAGCCGCGAACCCGCCGAACTACGAAATTCTTTAACGTTTGCGCTTAAACCCTGGGAATACAAAGTATATACGAATTAA
- the dapA gene encoding 4-hydroxy-tetrahydrodipicolinate synthase, whose product MNTRFHGVGVAIVTPFNDDMTVDFDGFGRVVQHISDGGVDYVVLQGTTGESPTVTKTEKKQLLQYLKENNPKKLPIVYGVGGNVTPEVVASMKETDFEGVDAILSVCPYYNKPGKRGVIEHFTRIADASPVPVILYNIPPRTGINMSAETICTLAEHPNIIGVKEASCIIEQCMEIARDKPEDFLLISGDDVQAVPIISIGGVGVMSVIANAFPTKFSEMIHAALRGDFAFAQKELGHFLRIDPLLYEEGNPVGIKKILEILGLISSNVRLPLYPAADELGERMRAVLQQDKLVELVA is encoded by the coding sequence ATGAATACTCGTTTCCACGGCGTTGGGGTCGCCATTGTAACCCCGTTTAACGACGACATGACCGTTGATTTCGACGGGTTTGGTCGGGTCGTTCAGCACATTTCCGACGGCGGTGTCGATTATGTTGTGCTGCAAGGTACCACGGGCGAATCGCCCACGGTGACAAAAACGGAAAAGAAACAGTTGCTTCAGTATTTAAAGGAAAATAACCCGAAGAAATTACCGATCGTCTACGGCGTGGGTGGCAACGTTACGCCGGAGGTCGTTGCGTCGATGAAGGAAACGGATTTCGAAGGCGTCGATGCCATTCTTTCGGTTTGTCCTTATTACAATAAACCCGGCAAACGCGGGGTGATCGAACACTTCACGCGCATCGCGGATGCCAGCCCGGTGCCGGTTATTCTCTATAACATTCCCCCCCGGACGGGCATCAACATGTCGGCGGAAACGATCTGTACGCTGGCCGAACACCCCAATATCATTGGCGTCAAGGAAGCGTCCTGCATCATTGAACAGTGCATGGAGATTGCCCGCGACAAACCGGAAGATTTTCTGCTGATTTCGGGCGACGATGTGCAGGCTGTTCCCATTATCAGCATCGGCGGTGTTGGGGTGATGTCCGTTATCGCCAATGCGTTCCCGACGAAGTTTTCGGAAATGATTCACGCGGCCCTGCGTGGTGATTTCGCCTTTGCGCAGAAAGAACTGGGCCATTTCCTGCGCATCGATCCGCTTTTGTACGAAGAAGGCAACCCGGTGGGCATCAAGAAAATTCTGGAAATACTGGGTCTTATTTCATCGAACGTGCGGCTGCCACTTTACCCGGCTGCCGACGAGTTAGGCGAACGCATGCGGGCCGTGTTGCAACAGGATAAACTGGTTGAACTGGTGGCCTGA
- a CDS encoding DUF5916 domain-containing protein, with protein sequence MKLFRILLPFLFVCTSLFAQKKNEAYQYHIRQTIPTDRTPHIKIDGVMDEQAWLEAETATDFFMVLPMDTSFAKLRTDVKMTYDQQNFYIIAVCYYARKPDSSWADRPFVQSLRRDWEFQKNDNFIFFMDPFDDQTNGFTFGTNAVGAQWDGLLYEGGRANLSWDNKWYSAVKNYEDRYVFEAAIPFKSIRYKKGITRWGINFSRNDLLTTEKSSWAPVPRQFPTASLAYTGSILWDQAPPQVGPNISVIPYVLGGLSRNYQTDKPTAYRGDAGVDAKVAITSSLNLDLTVNPDFSQVDVDQQVTNLDRFELFFPERRQFFLENGDQLSNFGYANIRPFFSRRIGLGVPIRFGARLSGKLNKDWRIGLMDMQTGKVDETGLPAQNFAVVALQRRVFSRSNIGAIFINKESLNYEPELGKPTYSKYNRNFGLEYNLASSNNVWTGKAILLKSFDPANSNRSLVHAANLLYTTRKWIVGWQHEYVGQNYSAEVGYVPRRGYVRFNPTASYLMFPKGGSVLSHGPQLSSAYIYNESFRQTDNETMALYTTTFRSRSVLSFWASQSYIRLLAPFDPTNTGRDTLARGTEHRWKTIGADYISKPQSLFTYSVSARYGGYYAEGTRLNLVTALGYRFQPYVSLALTANYNEIRLPEPLTTAKFWLVGPRIDLTMTNNLFFTTFVQYNEQARNVNLNTRLQWRYAPVSDLFIVYTDNYLPGSLSVKNRALVLKLTYWWNV encoded by the coding sequence GTGAAACTTTTCCGAATTCTACTTCCTTTCCTTTTCGTTTGTACTTCCCTTTTCGCCCAAAAGAAAAACGAAGCGTACCAGTACCACATCCGTCAGACCATCCCGACCGACCGGACGCCCCACATCAAAATCGACGGGGTGATGGACGAACAAGCCTGGCTGGAAGCCGAAACGGCCACCGATTTTTTCATGGTGCTGCCGATGGACACCAGCTTTGCCAAACTCCGGACGGACGTGAAGATGACGTACGATCAGCAAAATTTCTACATCATCGCCGTTTGTTACTATGCCCGCAAGCCCGACAGTTCGTGGGCCGACCGGCCGTTTGTGCAGTCGCTCCGGCGGGACTGGGAGTTCCAGAAAAACGACAACTTCATTTTTTTCATGGACCCCTTCGACGACCAGACCAACGGCTTTACCTTCGGGACCAACGCCGTAGGGGCGCAGTGGGATGGTTTACTCTACGAGGGCGGAAGGGCCAACCTGAGCTGGGATAACAAGTGGTACTCGGCCGTTAAAAACTACGAAGACCGGTACGTGTTTGAAGCTGCCATTCCCTTTAAATCCATTCGCTACAAAAAAGGCATTACCCGCTGGGGAATCAATTTTAGCCGAAATGACCTGCTGACCACCGAAAAATCGAGCTGGGCGCCGGTACCGCGGCAGTTCCCGACGGCATCGCTGGCCTACACCGGCTCCATCCTTTGGGACCAGGCGCCCCCGCAGGTCGGACCGAATATTTCGGTTATTCCCTACGTGCTGGGCGGTCTGAGCCGAAACTACCAAACCGATAAACCGACCGCGTACCGGGGCGATGCCGGTGTTGACGCCAAGGTGGCCATTACCTCATCGCTCAACCTGGATTTAACCGTTAACCCCGACTTTTCGCAGGTGGACGTCGACCAGCAGGTGACCAACCTCGACCGGTTTGAATTATTTTTCCCCGAACGGCGGCAGTTTTTTCTGGAAAACGGCGACCAGCTTTCCAACTTCGGCTACGCCAACATCCGGCCTTTTTTCTCCCGGCGCATTGGCCTGGGCGTTCCCATCCGGTTTGGGGCGCGGCTCAGCGGCAAGCTCAACAAAGACTGGCGGATCGGCCTGATGGACATGCAGACCGGCAAGGTGGACGAAACCGGTTTGCCCGCCCAGAACTTTGCGGTTGTCGCGCTCCAGCGCCGGGTATTCTCCCGGTCCAACATCGGGGCGATTTTCATCAACAAGGAATCACTGAATTACGAGCCGGAGCTGGGCAAGCCAACCTATTCAAAGTACAACCGGAACTTTGGCCTGGAATATAACCTGGCTTCTTCCAACAACGTCTGGACGGGCAAAGCCATTCTGCTGAAGTCATTCGACCCGGCAAACTCCAACCGGAGCCTGGTTCACGCGGCCAACCTGCTGTATACTACGCGCAAATGGATTGTGGGCTGGCAACACGAGTACGTCGGTCAGAATTACTCCGCCGAGGTAGGATACGTACCGCGCCGGGGGTATGTCCGATTCAACCCGACGGCCAGTTACTTGATGTTTCCCAAAGGCGGCTCGGTGTTGAGTCACGGCCCCCAGCTTTCGTCGGCCTATATTTACAATGAATCCTTCCGGCAGACCGATAACGAGACGATGGCCCTGTATACCACTACGTTCCGGTCGCGAAGCGTATTATCCTTCTGGGCCAGCCAGTCATACATTCGTTTGCTGGCCCCGTTTGATCCCACCAACACCGGGCGCGACACCCTGGCGCGGGGCACCGAACACCGCTGGAAAACCATCGGGGCCGACTACATTTCGAAGCCGCAAAGTTTGTTTACCTACTCGGTTTCGGCGCGGTACGGCGGTTATTACGCCGAGGGCACCCGCCTGAACCTTGTAACCGCGCTGGGCTACCGGTTTCAACCCTACGTCAGTTTGGCGCTGACGGCCAACTACAACGAAATCCGGTTGCCCGAACCGCTGACTACGGCCAAATTCTGGCTTGTCGGCCCCCGCATCGACCTGACCATGACCAACAACCTGTTCTTCACCACTTTCGTCCAGTACAACGAACAGGCCCGAAACGTGAACCTCAACACCCGCTTGCAATGGCGTTACGCGCCCGTTTCCGACTTGTTTATTGTGTACACGGATAACTACTTACCCGGTTCGCTGAGTGTAAAAAACCGGGCGCTGGTGCTGAAACTGACGTACTGGTGGAATGTCTAA
- the rpe gene encoding ribulose-phosphate 3-epimerase: MTPPLIAPSILAADFANLQRDVELLNRSEADWIHVDIMDGVFVPNISFGIPVCEAINRHATKPLDVHLMIVQPERYIDAFAKAGAAHPDRPGTITVHLEASTHLHRTLTQIRETGCKAGVALNPHSPVELLADVLDNLDLILIMSVNPGFGGQSFIPQTLQKIRKLRKLLAGVSQPPIIEVDGGVGTDNVAALVEAGADALVAGSSVFRATDPTEAIRALKYFTPTARQEARLA, encoded by the coding sequence ATGACGCCACCCCTGATTGCGCCATCCATTCTGGCGGCTGATTTTGCCAACCTGCAACGCGATGTTGAATTGCTGAACCGTTCGGAGGCCGATTGGATTCACGTGGATATCATGGACGGCGTTTTCGTTCCCAATATTTCGTTTGGTATTCCGGTCTGCGAAGCCATCAATCGCCACGCCACCAAACCCCTAGACGTTCACCTGATGATTGTTCAGCCGGAACGGTACATCGATGCGTTTGCCAAAGCGGGGGCGGCCCATCCCGATCGGCCCGGCACCATTACCGTTCACCTGGAAGCCAGTACGCACCTGCACCGTACCCTGACGCAAATTCGGGAAACGGGTTGCAAAGCGGGCGTGGCGCTGAACCCGCACTCCCCGGTGGAGCTGCTGGCCGACGTGCTGGACAACCTCGACCTGATCCTGATCATGTCGGTCAATCCGGGCTTTGGCGGTCAATCCTTTATTCCGCAGACGTTGCAGAAGATCCGGAAGCTGCGCAAGCTGCTAGCCGGGGTCAGCCAGCCGCCCATCATTGAAGTGGATGGGGGCGTGGGAACCGATAATGTGGCGGCTTTGGTGGAGGCCGGGGCGGATGCGCTGGTTGCCGGGAGCTCGGTTTTCCGGGCCACCGACCCTACGGAGGCCATTCGTGCGTTAAAGTATTTTACCCCCACGGCCCGGCAGGAGGCCCGGCTGGCCTAA
- a CDS encoding alpha-amylase family protein: MDMIEDLWYKNAVIYSLDLETFMDANGDGVGDFAGLSRRLDYLQALGVDVIWLAPFQPTPNQDNGYDIKDYYGVDQRHGSSGDFVEFMYQAHKRGIKVLIDLVVNHTSNKHPWFEDARRSETSEHRDWYIWSKEKPANSEDGVVFPGVQESTWTYDKQAKAYYFHRFFEFQPDLNMDNPEVRAEVRRILGYWLQLGVAGFRVDALPFVLESANSHPTKPTMRFEYIKEFRRFLQWRQGDAILLGEANVLPEEIDNYFGKDGDGSHLLFNFYVNQHLFYALASADVQPLVEALEATRDIAPASQWAHFLRNHDELDLGRLTEEQRQAVFARFGPEPSMQIYERGIRRRVASMIGNRPQIELAYSLMFSMPGTPVLRYGDEIGMGENLDLKEREAVRTPMQWCSDPQSGFSMADKLVHPMIDEGPFGYTHVNVEAQRRDPNSFLNWMTALIRLRKECPEIGWGHWKILPTGNPRVLGIHYSWRGNSVIVLHNFDPHPQEIHLNLKQENEARLVDLMANEESEANEKGVHPIRLSSYGYRWFRAGSLSHLLSLAE, from the coding sequence ATGGATATGATTGAAGACCTCTGGTACAAGAATGCCGTTATTTACAGCCTTGATCTGGAAACGTTTATGGACGCCAACGGCGACGGGGTGGGCGATTTCGCCGGACTGAGCCGTCGCCTGGATTATCTGCAGGCGCTGGGTGTCGATGTGATCTGGTTAGCTCCTTTTCAGCCGACCCCCAACCAGGACAACGGGTATGACATTAAAGATTATTACGGGGTTGACCAGCGGCACGGCTCCAGCGGTGATTTCGTCGAATTCATGTACCAGGCCCACAAACGGGGCATCAAGGTCCTGATTGACCTGGTCGTCAACCACACCTCCAACAAGCATCCGTGGTTCGAAGACGCCCGGCGTTCCGAAACCTCCGAACACCGGGACTGGTATATCTGGTCGAAAGAAAAACCCGCCAACTCCGAGGACGGGGTGGTTTTTCCGGGCGTTCAGGAATCCACCTGGACCTACGACAAACAGGCAAAAGCTTATTACTTTCACCGATTTTTCGAATTTCAGCCCGACCTGAACATGGACAATCCGGAGGTCCGGGCGGAGGTTCGCCGGATTCTGGGGTACTGGCTCCAGCTGGGTGTGGCCGGTTTTCGCGTCGATGCGCTGCCTTTTGTGCTGGAATCGGCGAATTCCCATCCCACCAAACCCACCATGCGGTTTGAATACATCAAGGAATTCCGGCGCTTTCTGCAGTGGCGGCAAGGCGACGCCATTCTGCTGGGCGAGGCCAATGTACTGCCGGAAGAAATTGATAACTATTTTGGAAAAGACGGGGACGGGTCGCACCTGCTCTTTAATTTTTACGTTAATCAGCACTTGTTTTACGCCCTGGCGAGCGCCGATGTTCAGCCGCTGGTCGAAGCGCTGGAAGCCACCCGCGACATTGCTCCGGCCAGTCAGTGGGCCCATTTTCTGCGGAACCACGACGAACTGGACCTGGGGCGGCTGACCGAAGAGCAGCGCCAGGCCGTTTTTGCCCGTTTCGGCCCGGAGCCGTCCATGCAGATCTACGAGCGCGGCATCCGTCGGCGGGTTGCCTCCATGATTGGCAACCGGCCCCAAATCGAACTGGCCTATAGCCTGATGTTTTCCATGCCCGGAACGCCGGTGCTGCGTTACGGCGACGAAATCGGGATGGGTGAAAACCTGGATCTGAAAGAGCGGGAAGCCGTGCGGACGCCCATGCAGTGGTGTTCAGATCCGCAATCGGGTTTTTCGATGGCCGACAAGCTGGTTCATCCGATGATTGATGAAGGCCCTTTCGGATACACGCACGTAAACGTGGAAGCCCAGCGTCGCGACCCCAATTCGTTTTTAAACTGGATGACGGCTCTGATCCGGCTGCGGAAGGAATGTCCCGAAATCGGGTGGGGGCATTGGAAGATTCTGCCGACGGGTAACCCGCGGGTTTTGGGCATTCATTACAGTTGGCGGGGCAATTCGGTGATCGTTCTGCATAACTTCGATCCGCATCCGCAGGAAATTCACCTGAATCTGAAGCAGGAAAACGAAGCCCGGCTGGTGGACCTGATGGCCAATGAAGAAAGTGAAGCCAACGAGAAAGGCGTGCATCCTATCCGGTTATCATCCTACGGGTACCGCTGGTTTCGGGCGGGTAGTCTGAGCCATCTGCTCAGTCTGGCTGAGTAA